A part of Saccharomonospora amisosensis genomic DNA contains:
- a CDS encoding class I SAM-dependent methyltransferase: protein MASGTDLDRLRRYWDRNSRGYDRQMSFFDRKLFGDTRQWACAQAEGDVLEVAIGTGLNLPFYPEDARLTGIDFSPGMLEYARRRADDLGRAARLRVEDAQRLDFPDASFDTVVSTFALCGIPDERAAVAEMVRVLRPGGLLVLADHVRSTSLPARAVQFLLDAVMVPIGGEHFRRRPIEHVRTHDVTVERHERFKLGIVERLAARKAKA from the coding sequence ATGGCTTCGGGCACGGACCTCGACCGGCTGCGCCGATACTGGGATCGCAACTCCCGCGGTTACGACAGGCAGATGAGCTTCTTCGACCGCAAGCTGTTCGGCGACACCCGGCAGTGGGCCTGCGCGCAGGCGGAAGGTGACGTGCTCGAGGTGGCGATCGGAACCGGGCTGAACCTGCCGTTCTACCCCGAGGACGCGCGACTGACCGGGATCGACTTCAGCCCGGGAATGCTCGAGTACGCGCGTCGCCGTGCCGACGACCTCGGTCGTGCGGCGCGGTTGCGGGTCGAGGACGCGCAGCGGCTGGACTTCCCCGACGCCTCGTTCGACACGGTGGTGAGCACCTTCGCGCTGTGCGGGATTCCCGACGAGCGGGCCGCGGTAGCGGAGATGGTGCGGGTGTTGCGCCCCGGTGGCCTGCTGGTGCTCGCCGACCACGTCAGGAGCACTTCGCTGCCCGCGCGTGCCGTGCAGTTCCTGCTGGATGCCGTGATGGTGCCGATCGGCGGGGAGCATTTCCGCAGGCGGCCGATCGAACACGTCCGGACACACGACGTCACCGTCGAGCGACACGAGCGCTTCAAACTGGGCATCGTCGAGCGGCTGGCCGCCCGCAAGGCGAAAGCGTGA
- a CDS encoding MOSC domain-containing protein, with translation MSQSPGYVENLFVYPIKGLSPQPLREVTLRTGQGFPGDREFALARPEGRYRPGMAEPLPKTEFFMLAKDASLAGVTTSFDPSSGLLRVGRQGREVLSADLRSEAGRAEVTRFFAGVLDRAPQRAPVFAHAEGRRFTDVSVRSEAMMNAVSIINLASVRDLRDRIGQPVHPLRFRANIYVEGLPPWVERDLVGEEIRIGELTLRVVVGIKRCAATAVDPDTARRDLNVPKLLTREYGHLECGVYAEVVSGGTLRPKDGVLLPPTS, from the coding sequence GTGAGCCAATCTCCCGGATATGTCGAGAACCTGTTCGTCTACCCGATCAAGGGGCTCAGCCCCCAGCCGCTGCGAGAGGTGACGCTTCGCACCGGGCAGGGCTTCCCCGGAGACCGCGAGTTCGCACTGGCTCGACCGGAGGGCCGCTACCGGCCCGGCATGGCCGAGCCGCTGCCGAAGACGGAATTCTTCATGCTCGCCAAGGACGCCTCGCTCGCGGGTGTCACGACCAGTTTCGATCCCAGCAGCGGACTGCTGCGGGTCGGCAGGCAGGGCCGGGAGGTTCTTTCGGCCGACCTGCGATCCGAGGCCGGGCGCGCCGAGGTGACGCGGTTCTTCGCCGGGGTGCTCGATCGCGCACCGCAGCGGGCACCGGTGTTCGCGCACGCCGAGGGCAGGCGCTTCACCGACGTGTCGGTGCGCTCGGAGGCCATGATGAACGCCGTCTCGATCATCAACCTGGCCTCGGTGCGTGATCTGCGAGACCGGATCGGCCAACCGGTGCACCCGCTGCGGTTCCGCGCCAACATCTACGTCGAAGGCCTGCCGCCGTGGGTCGAACGTGACCTCGTCGGTGAGGAGATCCGTATCGGCGAGCTGACGCTTCGCGTGGTGGTCGGCATCAAGCGGTGCGCGGCCACGGCTGTCGACCCGGACACCGCCCGCCGCGACCTGAACGTGCCGAAGCTGCTCACCCGCGAGTACGGCCACCTCGAGTGCGGCGTGTACGCCGAGGTCGTCAGCGGCGGCACGCTGCGGCCTAAGGACGGCGTGCTACTGCCGCCCACGTCCTGA
- a CDS encoding acetoacetate--CoA ligase translates to MRLSAEVVEGELLWEPDQAWCDRTHLTAYLGWLERERGLRFADYAALWEWSVSDLAAFWQSIWDYFGVRASAPARCVLADRSMPGAHWFPGAELNYAEHALSAEHRGGDAVLWAAEHLPLGAMSWQEFAAAVRVLATRLRELGVRPGDRVVAYLPNIPHTLIAMLATTSIGAVWAACSPDFGATGALDRFGQLEPTVLFAVDGYRYAGVERDRRDEVRALAEALPGLRHVVWVSYLYPDQPSPEGTLDWERMLDHPGVSAEEFSFEQVPFDHPLWILFSSGTTGPPKAIVHGHGGILLEQLKLHHFHMDLHVGDRLFFHSTTGWMMWNFLASSLLAGAVPVLYDGSPTHPDIDVLWRLAQDAEVTCFGASPSYVDIVDRAGLAPGERFELSALRTVVPAGSPVSAECTAWFYRNVKRQLWVATGSGGTDCCTGFVGGVPTLPVRAGEIQARSLGVAAHAFDDSGRPVTGKVGELVLTEPLPSMPLRFWGDDDGSRYRASYFEHFPGVWRHGDFFLVNERGGCFVLGRSDATLNRHGVRIGTAEIYRALDELPEIDNALVVNLHRPGGGFHMPLFVRLTEGTVLDEALRAKINDQLRRTRTPRHVPDEIVAVPAIPMTISGKKLEIPVRRILQGEPVEQVADRSAMADPCALDAFVEYARNQPN, encoded by the coding sequence GTGCGACTCAGTGCTGAGGTGGTAGAGGGCGAGCTGTTGTGGGAACCGGACCAGGCATGGTGCGACCGCACGCACCTGACCGCCTACCTGGGGTGGCTGGAACGTGAACGGGGGCTGCGTTTCGCCGACTACGCGGCGCTTTGGGAATGGTCGGTATCGGACCTTGCGGCGTTTTGGCAGTCGATCTGGGACTACTTCGGCGTGCGCGCCTCGGCACCGGCGCGGTGTGTCCTCGCGGATCGCTCGATGCCTGGCGCACACTGGTTTCCCGGTGCGGAGCTGAACTACGCCGAGCACGCCCTCTCAGCCGAGCACCGCGGCGGTGACGCCGTGCTGTGGGCGGCGGAGCACCTGCCGCTCGGTGCCATGTCGTGGCAGGAGTTCGCGGCAGCGGTGCGCGTTCTCGCCACCCGCCTTCGCGAGCTGGGCGTGCGCCCAGGTGACCGCGTGGTGGCCTACCTGCCGAACATCCCGCACACGCTCATCGCCATGCTGGCGACCACCAGCATCGGCGCGGTGTGGGCCGCCTGCTCCCCCGACTTCGGCGCGACCGGCGCACTCGACCGGTTCGGCCAACTCGAGCCGACCGTGCTGTTCGCCGTCGACGGCTACCGCTACGCCGGCGTCGAGCGCGACCGCCGCGACGAGGTCCGCGCGCTCGCGGAGGCGCTGCCGGGGTTACGGCACGTGGTCTGGGTGAGCTACCTGTACCCCGACCAGCCGTCACCCGAGGGCACCCTCGACTGGGAACGAATGCTTGACCATCCTGGCGTCAGCGCGGAGGAGTTCAGCTTCGAGCAGGTTCCCTTCGACCATCCACTATGGATACTGTTCTCCTCGGGGACCACAGGTCCACCGAAGGCGATCGTGCACGGACACGGCGGCATCCTGCTCGAGCAGTTGAAGTTGCACCACTTCCACATGGATCTACACGTGGGCGACCGGTTGTTCTTCCACAGCACCACCGGCTGGATGATGTGGAACTTCCTGGCGAGCTCATTGCTGGCGGGTGCCGTTCCCGTGCTCTACGACGGCAGCCCCACCCATCCGGACATCGATGTGTTGTGGCGGCTGGCCCAGGACGCCGAGGTCACCTGCTTCGGGGCGAGTCCATCCTATGTAGACATCGTTGACCGGGCGGGACTCGCGCCGGGCGAGCGATTCGAGCTGAGCGCGCTGCGCACGGTGGTGCCAGCCGGGTCGCCGGTTTCGGCCGAGTGCACGGCGTGGTTCTACCGCAACGTCAAGCGCCAGTTGTGGGTCGCCACCGGCAGCGGGGGCACCGACTGCTGCACCGGGTTCGTCGGCGGGGTCCCGACGTTGCCGGTACGCGCGGGCGAGATCCAGGCACGCTCGCTCGGAGTCGCCGCCCACGCCTTCGACGACAGCGGCAGGCCGGTGACCGGTAAGGTCGGCGAGCTTGTGCTCACCGAACCGCTGCCCTCCATGCCGCTGCGGTTCTGGGGTGACGACGACGGCAGCCGGTACCGGGCGTCGTACTTCGAGCACTTCCCCGGGGTGTGGCGACACGGTGACTTCTTCCTGGTGAACGAACGGGGTGGCTGCTTCGTCCTCGGCCGCTCCGACGCCACCCTGAACCGGCACGGTGTGCGCATCGGCACAGCGGAGATCTATCGGGCGCTGGACGAGCTGCCCGAGATCGACAATGCTCTGGTGGTGAACCTGCACCGCCCCGGCGGTGGGTTCCACATGCCGCTGTTCGTCAGGCTGACGGAGGGCACCGTGCTGGATGAGGCGTTACGCGCGAAGATCAACGACCAGCTCCGGCGCACCCGTACCCCGAGGCACGTTCCCGACGAGATCGTGGCTGTTCCCGCCATCCCCATGACGATCTCCGGCAAGAAGCTGGAGATCCCCGTCCGCCGCATCCTGCAGGGCGAACCGGTGGAGCAGGTGGCCGACCGCTCCGCCATGGCAGATCCCTGCGCGCTGGACGCGTTCGTCGAGTACGCCCGTAACCAACCCAACTGA
- a CDS encoding helix-turn-helix domain-containing protein — protein MREYRVKPVRSLARGLRVLRVLQEMRAASLHDLHLATGIPKATLTRILHTCHREGLVWQRMADGAFLPSHIQQRRAKIDDAEWLVEIASPVLKRLCEQTRWPSVLSVPRLDYMETIETNSPLAYFDDVMAKPVGFRVNMLRSASGRAYLAFCADEEREAVLRRLRERDVAGHELAHDDDRVRRIVEQTRRRGYSVRAPDFGGDYGRPRAESDDGRNSIAVPLRVAGQVLGCVNLTWRLRVMSAKEAARRHLAQLRAAVREVEHHAAGP, from the coding sequence ATGCGGGAGTATCGGGTCAAGCCGGTGCGTTCGCTGGCGCGCGGCCTGCGGGTCTTGCGGGTACTGCAGGAGATGCGTGCCGCCAGCCTGCACGACCTGCATCTGGCCACCGGAATCCCGAAGGCCACGCTGACCCGGATTCTGCACACCTGCCACCGTGAGGGCCTGGTGTGGCAGCGGATGGCCGACGGTGCGTTCCTGCCGAGCCACATCCAGCAGCGCCGGGCCAAGATAGACGACGCGGAGTGGCTGGTGGAGATCGCCTCGCCCGTGCTGAAGCGGCTGTGTGAACAGACAAGGTGGCCGTCGGTGCTGAGCGTGCCGCGGCTGGACTACATGGAGACGATCGAGACCAACAGCCCGCTTGCCTACTTCGACGACGTCATGGCGAAGCCGGTCGGTTTCCGGGTCAACATGCTGCGTTCTGCCTCGGGTCGGGCATACCTCGCCTTCTGCGCGGACGAGGAGCGTGAAGCGGTGCTTCGCAGGCTACGCGAGCGGGACGTGGCGGGCCACGAACTCGCTCACGACGACGACCGGGTGCGGCGCATCGTCGAGCAGACGCGACGGCGCGGGTACAGCGTGCGCGCGCCCGACTTCGGCGGCGACTACGGCAGGCCGCGTGCCGAGTCCGACGACGGCCGCAACTCCATCGCCGTGCCGCTACGGGTGGCCGGGCAGGTGCTCGGGTGTGTCAACCTGACCTGGCGGCTACGGGTCATGTCGGCCAAGGAGGCCGCCCGCAGGCACCTGGCGCAACTGCGTGCTGCGGTGCGGGAGGTCGAGCACCACGCGGCCGGGCCGTGA
- a CDS encoding M20/M25/M40 family metallo-hydrolase translates to MNTPSPIEAAEAEAVTLTSELIRIDTTNTGDPETVTGERAAAEYVAERLTEVGYEITYVESGGRDRHNVIARLPGSDPGRGALLVHGHLDVVPADASEWSVHPFSGAVQDGYVWGRGAVDMKDMVGMTLALARHYKRHGIVPPRDIVFAFLADEEAGGKYGAQWLVDNRPELFEGVTEAISEVGGFSITLRDNVRAYLIETAEKGIRWMKLRVRGTAGHGSMIHRDNAVTKLAEAVATLGNHRFPLVLTDSVREFLAGVTDITGWDFPEDDLDGAVAKLGNISRMIGATLRDTANPTMLTAGYKSNVIPSTAEAAVDCRILPGRLEAFDRELDELLGPDIEREWMELPPVETTFDGALVDAMTAAVVAEDPGARTLPYMLSGGTDAKAFQKLGIRNFGFAPLRLPADLDFSALFHGVDERVPVEALRFGTRVLDRFFRSC, encoded by the coding sequence GTGAACACACCGAGCCCCATCGAGGCCGCCGAAGCAGAGGCGGTGACGCTGACCAGCGAGTTGATCCGCATCGACACCACCAACACCGGCGACCCCGAAACGGTGACCGGTGAGCGAGCCGCCGCCGAGTACGTTGCAGAGCGGCTCACCGAAGTCGGGTACGAGATCACCTACGTGGAGTCCGGTGGCCGGGACAGGCACAACGTGATCGCCCGGCTGCCGGGGTCGGACCCGGGCAGAGGCGCGCTGCTGGTGCACGGCCACCTCGACGTGGTACCCGCCGACGCCTCCGAGTGGTCGGTGCACCCGTTCTCCGGGGCGGTCCAGGACGGCTACGTATGGGGCCGCGGCGCAGTCGACATGAAGGACATGGTCGGCATGACGCTTGCGCTGGCCAGGCACTACAAGCGCCACGGGATCGTACCGCCGCGCGACATCGTGTTCGCCTTCCTCGCCGACGAGGAGGCCGGCGGCAAGTACGGAGCGCAATGGCTCGTGGACAACCGCCCGGAACTGTTCGAGGGCGTCACCGAGGCGATCAGCGAGGTCGGCGGCTTCTCCATCACGTTGCGTGACAACGTGCGCGCCTACCTGATCGAGACGGCGGAGAAGGGCATCCGCTGGATGAAGCTGCGGGTGCGAGGCACAGCGGGCCACGGCTCGATGATCCATCGGGACAACGCGGTGACCAAGCTGGCCGAGGCGGTCGCGACGCTGGGCAACCACCGCTTCCCGCTGGTGCTCACCGATTCGGTGCGGGAGTTCCTCGCCGGGGTCACCGACATCACCGGCTGGGACTTCCCTGAGGACGACCTCGACGGCGCGGTAGCCAAGCTCGGCAACATCTCCCGGATGATCGGGGCGACGCTGCGCGACACCGCCAACCCGACAATGCTCACGGCGGGCTACAAGTCCAACGTCATCCCCTCCACCGCCGAGGCCGCGGTGGACTGCCGCATCCTGCCAGGCAGGCTGGAGGCGTTCGATCGCGAGCTGGACGAACTGCTCGGCCCCGACATCGAGCGCGAGTGGATGGAACTGCCACCCGTTGAGACCACCTTCGACGGTGCGCTGGTGGACGCGATGACGGCGGCCGTCGTGGCCGAGGACCCCGGTGCCCGCACCCTGCCTTACATGCTCTCCGGCGGAACCGACGCCAAGGCGTTCCAGAAGCTGGGTATCCGCAACTTCGGCTTCGCTCCGCTTCGGCTGCCGGCCGACCTGGACTTCTCGGCGCTGTTCCACGGGGTGGACGAACGGGTACCGGTGGAGGCACTGCGGTTCGGCACCCGCGTGCTCGATCGCTTCTTCCGCTCCTGCTGA
- a CDS encoding rhodanese-like domain-containing protein, which produces MDSPSVGTTRADRGRGRARRRRARWLVLAAVALLGVAGCGPVEQDSEPTTAATGPARLLGPEEFADAIADPARVTINVHVPFEGTLPGTDLAIPFDQIESQQARLPSDRATPVAIYCMSGTMSAEAARALEGLGFTDVVDLEGGMLAWQQSGREVSSSAG; this is translated from the coding sequence ATGGACAGTCCAAGCGTGGGAACGACCCGAGCTGATCGCGGCAGGGGACGGGCGCGTCGTCGCCGCGCCCGGTGGCTCGTGCTCGCCGCCGTCGCGTTGCTCGGCGTGGCAGGATGTGGCCCGGTCGAGCAGGATTCCGAGCCGACCACGGCGGCGACCGGGCCCGCGAGGTTGCTCGGGCCCGAGGAGTTCGCCGACGCGATAGCCGATCCCGCTCGCGTGACCATCAATGTCCACGTGCCCTTCGAGGGGACGTTGCCCGGGACCGACCTGGCCATCCCGTTCGACCAGATCGAAAGCCAGCAGGCCCGGTTGCCGTCCGATCGCGCCACCCCCGTCGCGATCTACTGCATGAGCGGCACGATGAGCGCGGAGGCGGCGCGCGCCCTGGAGGGGCTGGGCTTCACCGACGTCGTCGATCTGGAGGGCGGCATGCTCGCCTGGCAGCAAAGCGGCCGGGAGGTGTCCTCCTCGGCAGGGTGA